In Gracilibacillus salitolerans, the sequence TTATTTTGATGCTGCGGTAAATGCTTTTCAACTTGCAACGTCAACAGTAAAACCAGAAACACAAATCCATACCCATATGTGCTACTCTGAATTCGGGGAAATTTATGAAGCTATTGATGGATTAGACGCTGATGTGATTTCCATCGAAACTTCTCGAAGTCACGGAGAAATGGTTGAAACTTTTGAAAAAAATGACTATAAAAAGGATATCGGGCTTGGCGTCTATGACATTCACAGCCCACGTGTTCCGACTTTGCAAGAACTTGAAGCAAACATCCAACGTGCCCTGGAAACTATCGATGTCGAACAATTCTGGATCAACCCAGACTGCGGACTGAAAACAAGAAGAGAAGCTGAAACCATTGCCGCTTTGGAAAAAATGGTGGAAGCAGCTAAGAAAGTAAGAAAACAGTATACCACTATTAATCAACACTAATATGTAAGAAAAGTACTTTCCCCAAGCTGGCTTTCAGTGGGAGGTGCTGTTCCAAGGAAGAGGACATTGATCCCAAAAGAATAACTTGGCTTATCGCCAAGCACTTAAAAAATGGCTACATTCAACATTTTGCTGAATGTAGCCATTTTATATGCCATTTTTATATTTTCTTCAGGAATAAGTGTGATCCAGAATCTGATTGATGCCCTGATAAGGTTGGAACTGTGTAAAACCAATATGGTGTACTTAAACTACCTCAACCAGATTCAATTTACTCGTACATGCTAATATACAGGAACCTTAAAGAAGAAATTACATAATCTCTGTATGAACGTCCTAATTATAGAAACAATAAGATATGATGTCGAATAGTGTAGATAAGTACAGGAGGGCATTTTATGAAATACAAGGAGTATTGGGACCAGATATATGAAAAGAATGAAGAGTTAAATTCGATAATATCTTCTTATTGGAGTAATTACTCCGATATGGGAACATGGCAGTTTTGGGTTGTAGTTTCCTTATTGATATTCCCCCTATTCTTGCTCTACTTTACAGTAGACAGAAAAAGAATGTTTGAGTTGTTTTTCTTTGGATACACAGTTCATATGCTTTGGACATACGTTGATATTATACTCGAAAGGTACGGTTATTTCGTTCACACATATTTTCTCACACCAGTATTGCCAATGGCACTAAATATGACTGCTTCTGCACTTCCAGTAGGCTTCTTACTTATATATCAATATTGTACAAATAATAAGAAAAACTTCTATTTGTATACTATAATATTAAGTGTGGTGTTTGCATTTGGTTTTGCAAGCTTAGAAGCCCATTTTGGGTTGTTAAAATTTAATAAAGGAATGAATCAATTTTATGTTTTCCTCATCGATATAGTAATAGCATTTATTTCTTTTTGGTTTACAAAATTCATTAGAAGGATCGTAAATATGCCAAAATAGTTATTTAATTTGCGGGAGCTTTTGTTGCAATGAAGGAGCGCTTTTCCATGGCGCTCCTTTTGTTAACTACATAGGTATTGTGTATTCACGACTTATGCCGTTGTTTATTAGACGTTGTAGCTCTTTTACTATACGGGACAGGCGGCTTAAGACTTTACCGTAAGTTGCACCTAAATATTGTTGCAATTTACCGATTGTTTCAGGACCTATTAAACCTACTTTAGCAACAGCATTTTGTATAAGCAAGATAGAACTATATTTGATATTGCTGATACCATATCCCAATTAGTTCCTTCCATTTAACACAATGGCAAACTAGATTTTCCAGGAATAAATCCCATTTTCGTTATCAGATTAATTTTCTTTTGCGAATCATCAGTAGTAACCCAAATGCGATTACTGCAATTCCTGCTAGTAAGTAATTAAACATGGACGTAGCAGTATCTGGCAGTACATTGTTTTGGTTGGATGTGCTTTCTGATTTAGATTGATCTTTTGGTTCATTAGCATTATCATCATTTTTTACTTCGCCGCCAGAGTTTCCGTCACTGTTATTGGTGGCATTTCCTTTTGTATTTCCATCGCTGTTATCTGTTCCGTCTTCTCCATTGTTTTCACCATTATTATCTGATCCTTCTCCACCAGAGTTATCGCCATCATTATCTGGTTCATCTTCACTAGCTTCCAATACAGTAAAAGTCGAGAAGTGAGAAGTTGTGGCCATTACAACACCATCTTGATATTCACCACCAATTTCTTCCCATTCACCAGTCTCTTCATTTAGATAGAAAATTTTTAGAATATCCGTATTGTCAGGATTTTCGTCATCGATATCAAAGGCTAATTGAACACCGTCTGTTTCAGAAAAATCACTTATTACATTTTCACCTTCAACCAGAGTGAAATCATAAACAGCACTTTTTGCACCTTCTACATCTGCAAGCTTTTCGATGATGATAGTGACATCCTGTTCCCCACTAAATATTGCTGCTGGAAAATCTAGTGCTACATCATTTTTTTTTACAGATAAAACGGCATTTTTAGCTTTTAATTTTGCTAATTGTGACTGTGTTACGGTAATTTCTAATGGTTGGCTTTCATCTATATCTTCTACTTCCGTAAAGTCGACCGTAGCTTTACCATTTGCAGCTACATGATCAAAAATAGCATCTTTTACTATTGCCTTATTCCCAGCAACATCTGGCAATGTCACTTTCGGCACAGCAGAGATACGACCTTCTGTTCCATAAGCCAATGGGTTATCTTCCGTTGTCTCTAATGAAATAATATAATTTTCGAGTGCTTCTACATCAACCGGTCCTTCTTCTCGCTCAGAATCTATTGATCCAAATACGCCTCCGGAAGCTAAATAGCTATTTGTTGTTAATGTATAGGTATCTTTCTTTTTAACCTTCTTACCATTTGGAAGTGTTATGGATATCACCTTATTTGCAGCTTTATTATAGCGATATTGGAATCCAGACACACTATAATCCGAACCGTTATCAGAAAGCTGTGCATTTAATATCTCTTCTAATTCAGCACCTGTCACTTCCATTTTCACCAATGTATTGCCATGAGTGAGTATCTTTTCTAATGACGATGTTGTGATCGGTCCTACTAATAATGAAGAACTAATTCCTCCACCATTTGTCACAGCAAAATCACTGTCCATTTCCATTCTCATACTATCCGTAATTAAATTACCTAGACCATGATCGATGCCATTCGTATAACTGCCGACTAAATCTTGGGCATTATAGCCGATCGCTTCGTCTTCATCATCCATGTCTGGAAGTTCATCAGTTTGAGCAATACGTCCCTCTGATCCAATCACTAATGGGTTATCTTCAGACGTATCTAAATACTTGATGTAGTCTACTGCAGCATCGACATCGACTGGACCCATCACTGGATTGTTACCTAGGTTGCTAATAGGACCATCCTGTGTACCAATATAATTGTTCGTTGCTAATACATACGTCTCTTCTGGATCGATCGGTGATCCATCCGGGAAGGTAATATCTACTACATGCTGATAATCATAATTGTATGTGTAATGTAAACCGGACACACTATAGTCTGAACCATATCCTGATAAGTTATCGTTTAAGATTGGAATTAAGTCTTTTCCTTTGATTTCCAATGACATCACACTATTAGCAAAAGGTAAAATATTAAATACTTCACCCCAAGTAATTGGGCCGACGTTTAATGAGTCACGGATGCCACCACCATTATGCATAGCAAAGTCAGCATCCATTACCCATTTCATGCCATCTGCTATTAAATTACCTAAACCGTGATCCCCATCATTCGTGTATTGACCTGTTAATTCCTGTGCATTATAACCGATTTCTTCATTCACGATCGATTCGATTTCTGACTCATATTTATGAAGAATACTTTCAACAGCTGGTTCAGGCTGATAATCGTCTTGTTTTACAAATACGACCTCTGATTCTACATCAATAATATCTTTTGTTTCACGATCAATTTGAATATCGACATCAGCAAAAGCTTTTCCATATTCAGATGCTTGAATAATCCACTTTTCATCGACAACCGCATCCACTACCTGATGGTTATGGGCTGCAAAAATAATGTCTACTGCATCATCGGTATTTTTAGCTAAATCTGCTGCCGCTCCTGTAGCAGATGAGCCGGATTGTGTTGCCGGCATATGCGCAAGAACAACAATAGCCTCAACACCTTGTTCCTGTAATTCATCGACTGCATCATTAACCGCTTCTGTTTCATCCGTAAATGCCACATTTTCTAGGGAAGATGGCATAACCATGTTCATTGTTTCTTGTGTATTCACACCGATAAAACCAATTTCCACACCATCGATTTCTTGTATTGCATATGGTGGTAAATAGGTTTCCCCAGTATCTTCCTCAATACAGTTGGCACAAAGCACATCAAAGTTCATCCCTTCATACCCCTCTGTACCAAGTCCTTCTGGATGATCACCACCATCAACCATCCGCTTTAATTCTTCTAACCCCTCATCAAATTCATGGTTTCCTACTGTTCCTATATCAAAGCCCATTTCATTCATCATTTCAACGGTTGGCTCGTCTTGTAGTAAACCGGAAATAGGTGAACTTCCACCAATCATATCACCGGAATGTACAAGTAAAGTGTTCTCATTTTCTTGTTCACGTTCTTTCATCGCTTGTGCTGTATAATCCATACGACCATATACAGCATCTTCACCATCAACATCTAATACATATTCCTGGTCAATCTTACCGTGTAAGTCATTCATGCTTAAAAGTTGTACTTCCAATATGTCATCAGATGGCTCTTCCCCTGCTGTTGCTGAAGAATAGCCTTGTGCTTCTGCTTCTTCAGCGCTTGCAAAGAAGATACGTTTTTCTACAGGAACATCTGCAAATTCCGTGGGTTCTACATATTCTTTAGTATCTGAGTTACCTACATAACGGTGGAAATCACCACCTTCTGTAATTGCACGATATTCAAAAGGTAACTCTGTCAATGGATTTGCAGGGTTCCAAATACCTCGTTCATTATCTATCGCTTCTTTTACCGTATCCTGATAAAGCTGATAATTATCTTCATCACCAATTGGCCAGATAAAGTAGGTTGCTGCATATCCTTCCTTTACCAGTTCCAGGTTAGTATTCACACCATCCTCATTAATGACTTCGGCTAGCAATCTACCATATTGATCAGTTGGTTCTTCACCAATTCTTAAGGTTACTTCTGAACCTTCTGGTAATAATTCCTTCAATCGATCTGTTGCATACTGACCATGTTCTTTTTGATTTTCCTCATCTGCACCATTTGCTCCAGATACACTTGTTTCGGGTGTGTCGATGTTAACAAACCGAACTCGATCCGCCCCTAAAACAGGTGTTGATAACCGAATCGTGTCACCATCTGAGACATATTCAACTGTTGACGTATATTCACCACCTGCATCCGGCGCTTCTGGCTGTTCCTCCGCTAATGATATATCACTAGCATTTCGTGGCAATAATTGATAGCTATCGTATTGACTTAAAACAGCTGTAATATCATACCATTTTCCTTCTTCTAATGACGGGACATCTAAAGTCCCTGCTATGACTCTTAAAGTAGTACTATTAAAATCACTATCTATTAATGAAATGTTGTAGCCACCGCCAGCAGGATCAGACGGAATGCTCTGAATGTAGCCTGAAACAGAAACCAATTGGCCTTCTAAAGGTTCAGCTATTGCTTCATCATTTAAATCTACTAGTGTAATAGCTGTTGGTGATGGTAATGTTTCACCACTAGCCAGTATTTCTATGTTTTGTGGTATTATCTCTGTTAATCCCCGATAAACATCTATTTCACCTGTAACCTTGATGCGATCCCCCTCGTTAAGTGTCGGGAAAGCTGATCCATCAAAAGCAAAAAGATTTATACCTGCTGTATCATCTTGTATATAAGTGGATAATTGATCACTATTTGGATCCGCTAGATTACTAGATGTTACCACACCCTCAATGGTTACGACACTACCTGTTGTTTGTTGGCGCGCATCAGCAATCGTCCGTTCACTTGGATCTTCTTCCTCTATTACATCACCATCTGCAAATAAAATACTTGATACATATTCAAGCGATTCCTGACCAGAATAGACATCCCTTGTTCCTGTTACGATAATTTTTTGTCCTAATGCTGCTTCATTTAACTCAGGACTAAATTGATCTCGCTGATCTGGTTCCAATTTTACAATAATAGATGTTGCATCCTCATTATTCTCTTCCGCAACTCTAATTGCATACTGACTATTGAAAGGGGCTACAATATACCCTTCCATTGTTACCTCTGTATCATGACTTTCTGACAAAGCATCAGATACAGAAATGGTCTCTGTCTCTTGTGCATTCACTTCTATTAAAGGTACAAATGCACTGGATAGCTGAGTAAAAACAAGTAAAAATGCTAATAATAAACTCGTTAGTTGTACTCTTGAATGGTCATTCATTCATTTTCCTCCTCTATTAGGTTATGTATCTTAACAACCTTATTCTAACAATAGAAATTGTGAATTAAATAAACCCTTCGTAAAGTGTTTGTTAACTTTTGTAACTGTACGAATAAAGTGAGACTTCTATCAGTGTGGGTTTTCTTCTCCCTCACTGATGGTTATCAAATGGCTAGCGTCCGTTATCTCTCACTTACACCTCATTGATTTTTCTAAGTCCTGAAGTGTGATTTTACGGACGATTGTTCACCGAGATAAATTATTTACATTTTTATTCTTGTAACTCATTATAAAATCACGTACAATATAGTTAATAAATTAATTTAATTAAGTCGACAAAATATTTCAAAGGGTGATAAATAAAATGGATTTAGTTGCAAAATTCCAAGATGTTTTCCAGACAAATGAACAACCAAGAGCTTTTTTTGCGCCAGGGAGAATTAATTTGATAGGTGAACACACAGATTATAATGGCGGACATGTCTTCCCTGCCGCTATTTCCTTCGGTACGTATGCATTAGCAGTACCGCGACAGGATAAAACGTTACGTCTCTATTCGGATAATTTTCCGGATAAAGGGATAATCGAAGTGTCACTTGATGACCTTTCTTACAAGAAAGAAGACGATTGGACGAATTTTCCTAAAGGGATGATGCTTTACTTCCAAGAAGAAGGATTCAACATTGATACAGGATTTGATGTGTTATTCTATGGAAATATTCCAAACGGTGCAGGTCTTTCCTCTTCTGCTTCGATTGAACTTGTAACCGGTGTTTTATTAGAAAATCTTTATCATATCGATATAGATCGTATTCAAATGGTTCGAATCGGACAAAAAGTTGAAAACGATTATATAGGTGTCAACAGTGGTATTATGGATCAATTTGCGATCGGAATGGGAAAAGAAGATCACGCCATGCTATTAGACTGCGATACATTAAACTATCAATATGCACCAATAAAATTAGAAAATCATGATATTATTATTATCAATACGAACAAAAGACGAGAACTGGCGGATTCAAAATATAATGAACGCCGCAGCCAATGTGAAGCAGCACTTGCCGACTTGCAAAAGGAGCTCCATATTAACAGCCTTGGAGAATTAACACCGGAACAATTCGAGGGAAACCGTTCATTAATCAGTGATGAAACAAACCAGAAACGTGCCAAACATGCCGTATATGAGAATGCTAGAACCATCGATGCATTGAAAAAATTAAACACTGGTGAGCTAAAAGCATTTGGAGAGCTAGTGAATCAATCCCATATTTCATTGCGTGATGACTATGAAGTAACAGGTGTGGAGCTTGATACCATTGCCGAAACTGCCTGGCAACAAAAAGGAGTCCTTGGTGCCCGAATGACAGGCGCTGGATTTGGTGGATGTGCGATAGCGATCGTTGAAAAGACAGAAGTTGAAGCTGTCAAAGCGGCTATTGACAAAGCATATCAGGAAAAAGTAGGTTACGCACCAACCTTTTATGTAGCCGCAATCGGAGACGGCGCCAAGGAAGTTGCACTTTAAAAAAAGCGGGCAAAACCCGACCATTTTACTGATTCGCAGTTGATACAAACTGCGAAGTTGTGAAAATTTGACTTGGTGTAGCTTCCTCCCATTCTGATTTAAGGTAAGTGCTAGCATTCGCTACGGCAGAATACTGCGCTTTCCATGGGCACGGCCTCAGCCTCCTCAGAAAGCAAAGTGCGCCTTCCTGCGGAGTCTTCGGACGCGTGCTGTTCCCATAGGAGTCTCCGTATTCTGCCTCCGCTGGTTCTAATGTTCTGATTGTTGAAAGAAGAAAATCTTCGGATATATAATCAAGGGACTTCTTCTCACTATTCCAAAACACTAGTCAAAGCTGCGGAAAAATGCGACACTCCTGGGGGAACAGCGCGAGCCGAAGATCCACTTTGCAAAGTGATTTTCTTTGCAAAGTTAGCTGAGGCCGTGCCCCCGGAAAGGGAGTATTTTCCGCAGCGACGGTCATGCACTCATCAACAAGAGAATGGAAGAAGGTTACTTCGCAGTTTATGGATTTTGTGAAAGTTTACTGTTTAAATATTTATTAAAGTTAGAAAGGATGATGACAATTGCGTATTTTAGTTTTAGGCGGAGCTGGTTATATTGGTTCTCACGCTGTATATCAATTAATCGATCAGGGATATGAGGTAGTCGTGATTGATAATTTATTAACAGGACACGAGGGAGCGGTTCATCCAGACGCTACTTTTTATAATGGAGATATTCGTGATATCAAATTCTTGCGCGAAGTATTTACACACGAAAAAATAGATGGGGCCCTTCACTTTTCAGCGAACTCTTTAGTCGGAGAATCCATGGAGGATCCACTAAAATATTTTGATAATAACGTTTACGGTACCCAGGTATTACTACAGGCAATGACAGAATTCGATATTAAACATATTGTCTTCTCTTCTACAGCAGCAACATATGGAGAGCCTGAGCAAGTACCAATTACAGAAACAATGGCAACAAACCCTACCAGTACGTATGGAGAAACAAAATTAACGATGGAAAAAATGATGAAATGGACTGAAGCTGCTCATGATATCCGTTTTGTATCCCTTCGTTACTTTAATGTCGCCGGTGCTCGCAGTACAGGGGAAATTGGGGAAGACCACCGTCCTGAAACACACTTGATCCCGATCGTATTGCAAGTAGCCTTAGGACAACGAGAGCACATCTCTATCTTTGGTGAGGATTACAATACTCCAGACGGCACATGTATCCGTGACTACATTCATGTCGAAGATTTAATAGATGCTCATATACTGGCACTTCAGTATTTAAAAGATGGCGGAGAAAGTAATGTCTTTAACCTGGGAAGCAGTCAAGGCTTCTCTGTAAAAGAAATCATTGATGCTGCAAGAAAAGTAACCAATCATCCGATTCCGGCAGAAGTCGCACCGAGAAGAGCAGGTGATCCTAGCACGTTAATTGCAGCATCAGATAAAGCAAAGCGTATGCTTGGCTGGAACCCGACAAGAACAGATATTGATCGCATCATAACCGATGCGTGGAATTGGCATCAAGCGAACCCAACAGGCTACAAGGAGGACTAATCATGGCGAACATCTCAAGCTTAGTGAACACATTAGTCGACAAAGCCATTGAGAAAGGTTTAATTCAGACTAGTGACCGAATTTATGCACGTAACCAAGTGTTAGGACTTCTCAATGAAGCAAGCTATCAAGAAGATGCAGAACTGCTTAACTTGGCTATCCCGGATACTTTGGAAGAATTGGCGGAACAAGCAGTGAAAAAAGGATTAATCGAAGGCTTACTTGATGAAAGCGAACAATTAACAGCCAAAATAATGGATGTTTTTATGTCAAAGCCTTCGGAAGTAAACCAAACCTTTTATCTAAAATATCAGGAGTCACCAGAACAAGCGACCGATTATTTCTATCAATTGAGTAAAGACAGTAATTATATTCAAACCAAACGCATTGCAAATAACATTCAATTCAAAACAGCATCTGATTATGGAGATTTGGATATTACGATTAATTTGTCAAAACCTGAAAAAGATCCGGAACAAATTAAGCGCGAAAAAGAAATGAAACAGGATATCGCTTATCCGAAATGTTTATTATGTGCGGAAAATGAAGGATATGTAGGACGTATCGGTCACCCGGCTCGTTCTAATCACCGGATTATTAAGGTTCCATTAGAAGGGGAAGATTGGTTTTTACAATACTCCCCATATGTTTATTACAACGAACACAGTATTCTGTTCGCGAGAGAACACCGTCCAATGAAAATTAACCGGAATTCATTTGCCCGTCTCACAGCATTTGTTGAGAAATTCCCGCATTATTTCATTGGTTCAAACGCTGACCTACCGATTGTCGGCGGAAGTATTTTATCACATGATCACTATCAAGGCGGTCGTTACACATTTGCCATGACAAATGCAGAAGAAGAATTTAGCTTTCAACTGAATACTTTTTCTGATGTGGAAGCTGTTGTGGTCAAATGGCCATTATCGGTGATTCGCATACGCCACGCTGATCGTAGCAAACTGGTAGATGTTTCTGACTACATTTTGCAAAAATGGCGAGAATACAGTGACACTGATGCAGATATTCTTGCATATACAGATGAGACGCCACATAATACCATTACACCAATCGCACGTAGACGTGGCGAATTATTCGAAATCGACCTTGTATTACGTAACAATCGTACAACAGATGAACATCCGATGGGTCTCTTCCATCCACACGAGGATGTACACCATATAAAGAAAGAAAATATTGGGCTTATTGAAGTAATGGGGCTTGCAGTACTTCCTCCCCGCTTAAAAGATGAACTGGAAACTATCAAAAAATATCTTCTTGATGAAAAGGTAACGGTTGCAGAATATCATCAGGGTTGGGTACAATCTATTCAGGATAAACATTCAAATATTACACAAGACAACGTAAACAAAATTGTAGAAGATGCATTAGGACAAAAATTTGCTCGCGTCTTGGAAGATGCTGGTGTGTATAAAACAGACCAGACAGGAAGAGATGCTTTTAAACGATTTTTGTCACACTTAAATGAAGGATAAGTAGGAGGATACGGGGTATGGAAGTAAAAACAGATGTAGTCAAAGTACAAGACCAGCAATGGAAAGAGTTTACTTTAATCAATGATAATGGAATGGCTGTTTCCATTCTTGATTTTGGTGGTATCATTACCAAGATCCTTGCACCAGATCGTGATGGAAAGTTGGAAAATGTCGTCATTGGTTTTGAAAACTATGAAGATTACCTTGAAAATCCTGGGTTTTTTGGCGCATTGGTCGGTCGTGTAGCTGGGCGTATTGAAAAGGCACAGTTTGAAGTGGATGGTAAGACTTATACACTACCAAAAAATGAAGGAGAACATCACTTGCACGGTGGTGAGCCAGGATTTCATAAATCGATCTGGAAGGTTGTTCCTTTTGAAAATAATGATGAAGTAGGATTAACATTGACACTGCAAAGTGAAGATAGTGAGAATGGTTATCCTGGAAACCTTCGCATGACGGTAACGTATACCTTGAATAATGACAATGCATTTACTATTACCTATGAAGGTGTATCTGATCAAAAAACCGTTTTAACAAGTACCAACCATTCTTATTTTAACCTTAGCGGTAATTTGCAATCAGATATTACAGATCACGAGATTACTTTAGACAGCAGTAAATTCGTCGAGTTAGATGAAGAATTAATTCCAACTGGTAATATTTTAGATGTAGATGATACGGTTTATGATTTCCGTAACGGCCGGTTAATGAAAGACGGCGTTAC encodes:
- a CDS encoding 5'-nucleotidase C-terminal domain-containing protein, whose protein sequence is MNDHSRVQLTSLLLAFLLVFTQLSSAFVPLIEVNAQETETISVSDALSESHDTEVTMEGYIVAPFNSQYAIRVAEENNEDATSIIVKLEPDQRDQFSPELNEAALGQKIIVTGTRDVYSGQESLEYVSSILFADGDVIEEEDPSERTIADARQQTTGSVVTIEGVVTSSNLADPNSDQLSTYIQDDTAGINLFAFDGSAFPTLNEGDRIKVTGEIDVYRGLTEIIPQNIEILASGETLPSPTAITLVDLNDEAIAEPLEGQLVSVSGYIQSIPSDPAGGGYNISLIDSDFNSTTLRVIAGTLDVPSLEEGKWYDITAVLSQYDSYQLLPRNASDISLAEEQPEAPDAGGEYTSTVEYVSDGDTIRLSTPVLGADRVRFVNIDTPETSVSGANGADEENQKEHGQYATDRLKELLPEGSEVTLRIGEEPTDQYGRLLAEVINEDGVNTNLELVKEGYAATYFIWPIGDEDNYQLYQDTVKEAIDNERGIWNPANPLTELPFEYRAITEGGDFHRYVGNSDTKEYVEPTEFADVPVEKRIFFASAEEAEAQGYSSATAGEEPSDDILEVQLLSMNDLHGKIDQEYVLDVDGEDAVYGRMDYTAQAMKEREQENENTLLVHSGDMIGGSSPISGLLQDEPTVEMMNEMGFDIGTVGNHEFDEGLEELKRMVDGGDHPEGLGTEGYEGMNFDVLCANCIEEDTGETYLPPYAIQEIDGVEIGFIGVNTQETMNMVMPSSLENVAFTDETEAVNDAVDELQEQGVEAIVVLAHMPATQSGSSATGAAADLAKNTDDAVDIIFAAHNHQVVDAVVDEKWIIQASEYGKAFADVDIQIDRETKDIIDVESEVVFVKQDDYQPEPAVESILHKYESEIESIVNEEIGYNAQELTGQYTNDGDHGLGNLIADGMKWVMDADFAMHNGGGIRDSLNVGPITWGEVFNILPFANSVMSLEIKGKDLIPILNDNLSGYGSDYSVSGLHYTYNYDYQHVVDITFPDGSPIDPEETYVLATNNYIGTQDGPISNLGNNPVMGPVDVDAAVDYIKYLDTSEDNPLVIGSEGRIAQTDELPDMDDEDEAIGYNAQDLVGSYTNGIDHGLGNLITDSMRMEMDSDFAVTNGGGISSSLLVGPITTSSLEKILTHGNTLVKMEVTGAELEEILNAQLSDNGSDYSVSGFQYRYNKAANKVISITLPNGKKVKKKDTYTLTTNSYLASGGVFGSIDSEREEGPVDVEALENYIISLETTEDNPLAYGTEGRISAVPKVTLPDVAGNKAIVKDAIFDHVAANGKATVDFTEVEDIDESQPLEITVTQSQLAKLKAKNAVLSVKKNDVALDFPAAIFSGEQDVTIIIEKLADVEGAKSAVYDFTLVEGENVISDFSETDGVQLAFDIDDENPDNTDILKIFYLNEETGEWEEIGGEYQDGVVMATTSHFSTFTVLEASEDEPDNDGDNSGGEGSDNNGENNGEDGTDNSDGNTKGNATNNSDGNSGGEVKNDDNANEPKDQSKSESTSNQNNVLPDTATSMFNYLLAGIAVIAFGLLLMIRKRKLI
- a CDS encoding galactokinase; amino-acid sequence: MDLVAKFQDVFQTNEQPRAFFAPGRINLIGEHTDYNGGHVFPAAISFGTYALAVPRQDKTLRLYSDNFPDKGIIEVSLDDLSYKKEDDWTNFPKGMMLYFQEEGFNIDTGFDVLFYGNIPNGAGLSSSASIELVTGVLLENLYHIDIDRIQMVRIGQKVENDYIGVNSGIMDQFAIGMGKEDHAMLLDCDTLNYQYAPIKLENHDIIIINTNKRRELADSKYNERRSQCEAALADLQKELHINSLGELTPEQFEGNRSLISDETNQKRAKHAVYENARTIDALKKLNTGELKAFGELVNQSHISLRDDYEVTGVELDTIAETAWQQKGVLGARMTGAGFGGCAIAIVEKTEVEAVKAAIDKAYQEKVGYAPTFYVAAIGDGAKEVAL
- the galE gene encoding UDP-glucose 4-epimerase GalE, translated to MRILVLGGAGYIGSHAVYQLIDQGYEVVVIDNLLTGHEGAVHPDATFYNGDIRDIKFLREVFTHEKIDGALHFSANSLVGESMEDPLKYFDNNVYGTQVLLQAMTEFDIKHIVFSSTAATYGEPEQVPITETMATNPTSTYGETKLTMEKMMKWTEAAHDIRFVSLRYFNVAGARSTGEIGEDHRPETHLIPIVLQVALGQREHISIFGEDYNTPDGTCIRDYIHVEDLIDAHILALQYLKDGGESNVFNLGSSQGFSVKEIIDAARKVTNHPIPAEVAPRRAGDPSTLIAASDKAKRMLGWNPTRTDIDRIITDAWNWHQANPTGYKED
- the galT gene encoding UDP-glucose--hexose-1-phosphate uridylyltransferase, translated to MANISSLVNTLVDKAIEKGLIQTSDRIYARNQVLGLLNEASYQEDAELLNLAIPDTLEELAEQAVKKGLIEGLLDESEQLTAKIMDVFMSKPSEVNQTFYLKYQESPEQATDYFYQLSKDSNYIQTKRIANNIQFKTASDYGDLDITINLSKPEKDPEQIKREKEMKQDIAYPKCLLCAENEGYVGRIGHPARSNHRIIKVPLEGEDWFLQYSPYVYYNEHSILFAREHRPMKINRNSFARLTAFVEKFPHYFIGSNADLPIVGGSILSHDHYQGGRYTFAMTNAEEEFSFQLNTFSDVEAVVVKWPLSVIRIRHADRSKLVDVSDYILQKWREYSDTDADILAYTDETPHNTITPIARRRGELFEIDLVLRNNRTTDEHPMGLFHPHEDVHHIKKENIGLIEVMGLAVLPPRLKDELETIKKYLLDEKVTVAEYHQGWVQSIQDKHSNITQDNVNKIVEDALGQKFARVLEDAGVYKTDQTGRDAFKRFLSHLNEG
- a CDS encoding aldose epimerase family protein is translated as MEVKTDVVKVQDQQWKEFTLINDNGMAVSILDFGGIITKILAPDRDGKLENVVIGFENYEDYLENPGFFGALVGRVAGRIEKAQFEVDGKTYTLPKNEGEHHLHGGEPGFHKSIWKVVPFENNDEVGLTLTLQSEDSENGYPGNLRMTVTYTLNNDNAFTITYEGVSDQKTVLTSTNHSYFNLSGNLQSDITDHEITLDSSKFVELDEELIPTGNILDVDDTVYDFRNGRLMKDGVTSDYKQNLVANHGYDHYFIFDHSKQESATVREKESGRQLTVITDQPGVVMYTSNNLPEGLALRERESVRYLGLCLETQGSPASIHHEGFPSVWLDKDEKYFAKTTFIFDIIE